In Ipomoea triloba cultivar NCNSP0323 chromosome 15, ASM357664v1, one genomic interval encodes:
- the LOC116006413 gene encoding C2 and GRAM domain-containing protein At1g03370-like: MMMNMKLLVRVIEARNIPGNDPNGLSDPYVKLQLGRQKFRTKVVKKCLNPSWCEEFTFRIDEFKEELVITVLGEDKYFNDDFVGQVKFNLSKVFETEGKSLGTAWYTLQPKQKKSKNRDCGQILLTICFPRNNLLVDTQTGGDLAPLTKKYTDAGSESISRALPLNFPLPGGSLEEASSFKDEKSNPQTLVGRLYQIFNKNGDGVPMPSVKVSDMPDISGSVGTLDNEDTQEEQLSSVSFEEMMKNMEMRENESEIPSNLPGVVVDQIFATAPHELNSLLFSPDSNFLKSLTNMQGSTELNVGPWKFENGSENLKRVVCFIKAPSKLVKALKASEEQTYMKADGKTYAISCTVSTPDAPYGSTFRTEVLYCITSGPELPSGEESSRLVVSWRMNFLQSTMMKSLIENGARQGIKENFEQFSSLLSQNVKPVDAKNIGSEKEQLLASLQVEPQSDRKLAIQYFANFTVISTFLVGSYVLLHILLATPSTIQGLEFVGLDLPDSIGELIVCGVLVLQGKRVLELVSRFMQARVQRAKGGDHGVKALGNGWLLTVALLEGSDLVAVDSGGFSNPYVVFTCNGRTRASSIKFRSSSPKWNEIFEFDAMEEPPSLLNVEVFYFDGPFHEATSIGHAEINFIKTKISDLSEIWITLQGKLALACQSKLHLRIFLNNTKGSNAAKDYLSKMEKEIGKKIKLRSPQTNSAFQKLFRLPPEEFLINDFSCQLKRKMPLQGRLFLSVRIMGFHADLFGHRTNFFFLWEDIEDIKVIPKTLASIGSPIVIVTLKSGKGFDAKHSAKTHDEEGRLKFHFQSFVSFNVAIRMMMALWKARALSPEQKARIVEEESKAKSLQIPDEDSIDKNLVVDEEIEVKYLQSEEIDLTTGDDDPNMSIAYSSVLSVPTDFFMELFSGSELDRRVMERAGCLNYSCSPWESENPEVYQRQLYYKFEKCISRYRAEVTSTQQKSLLPDKNGWLIEEVLTLHGVPFGDYFNLNVRYQVEDVPSRATGCNVQVYSGVQWSKYSKHQKRITKNITSNLRERLLVMFSALEKEYLSEQQLDRASCQQGS, from the exons ATGATGATGAATATGAAGCTCTTAGTGCGAGTGATTGAGGCACGTAATATACCTGGAAATGACCCAAATGGGCTGAGTGATCCCTATGTAAAATTGCAGTTGGGGAGGCAGAAGTTCAGGACTAAGGTGGTAAAGAAGTGCTTGAATCCATCATGGTGTGAAGAATTCACCTTTCGGATTGATGAGTTTAAGGAAGAGCTTGTTATAACTGTTCTGGGAGAGGATAAGTACTTCAATGATGATTTTGTTGGCCAAGTTAAGTTCAACCTTTCTAAGGTTTTCGAAACCGAAGGCAAATCCCTTGGCACTGCTTGGTACACTTTGCAGCCCAAGCAGAAGAAGTCTAAGAATAGGGACTGTG GTCAAATTCTCCTCACTATTTGTTTCCCTCGAAACAATTTGTTGGTGGACACACAAACTGGTGGTGATCTTGCTCCGTTGACAAAGAAATATACTGATGCGGGAAGTGAATCTATTTCAAGGGCTTTGCCTTTAAACTTTCCATTACCAGGAGGGAGTTTAGAAGAAGCAAGCTCATTTAAAGATGAAAAATCAAATCCACAAACCTTGGTTGGCCGACTTtatcaaattttcaataaaaatggTGATGGAGTACCCATGCCTTCTGTTAAAGTTTCAGATATGCCAGATATATCTGGAAGTGTTGGTACTTTGGATAATGAGGATACACAAGAGGAGCAGTTGTCATCAGTAAGTTTTGAAGAAATGATGAAAAACATGGAGAtgagagaaaatgagagtgaaATTCCAAGTAATTTACCAGGAGTAGTTGTGGACCAAATTTTTGCAACAGCACCACATGAACTGAACTCATTGCTCTTTTCGCCTGACTCAAACTTTCTTAAATCATTAACAAATATGCAAGGATCCACGGAATTGAATGTAGGTCCTTGGAAGTTCGAGAATGGCAGTGAGAATTTGAAAAGAGTAGTTTGTTTTATTAAGGCCCCAAGTAAATTGGTCAAGGCTTTGAAAGCAAGTGAGGAGCAAACTTATATGAAAGCTGATGGGAAGACATATGCAATATCATGCACTGTGAGCACCCCAGATGCTCCTTATGGGAGCACATTTAGGACAGAAGTGCTTTACTGCATCACTTCTGGTCCTGAACTGCCTTCAGGAGAAGAGTCTTCAAGATTGGTAGTTTCTTGGAGGATGAATTTCTTGCAAAGTACGATGATGAAAAGTTTGATTGAAAATGGTGCAAGACAAGGTATAAAAGAGAATTTTGAGCAATTCTCAAGTTTATTATCTCAGAACGTGAAGCCAGTTGATGCAAAGAACATCGGTTCTGAGAAGGAGCAGCTTTTGGCATCTCTTCAAGTGGAGCCCCAGTCAGACAGGAAACTGGCTATTCAGTATTTTGCTAATTTTACTGTAATTTCAACATTTCTCGTAGGGTCATATGTGCTTTTGCACATCTTGCTAGCTACACCTAGCACAATACAGGGACTAGAGTTTGTTGGGCTTGACTTGCCAGATTCTATTGGTGAGTTGATTGTTTGTGGTGTACTAGTACTGCAGGGTAAGCGTGTACTGGAACTGGTGTCACGCTTTATGCAGGCAAGAGTACAAAGAG ccAAAGGTGGTGACCATGGAGTCAAAGCACTAGGAAATGGTTGGCTGTTGACTGTTGCATTGCTTGAAGGAAGTGATTTGGTGGCAGTTGACTCAGGCGGGTTTTCTAATCCATATGTGGTTTTTACTTGCAATGGTAGAACTAGAGCCAGCTCAATTAAGTTCCGAAGTTCATCTCCGAAGTGGAATG AAATATTTGAGTTTGATGCAATGGAGGAGCCACCATCTTTGCTGAATGTTGAAGTTTTTTATTTTGACGGACCCTTTCATGAAGCTACGTCTATTGGACATGCTgaaatcaattttataaaaactaaaatatcaGATTTGTCTGAAATTTGGATTACCCTTCAAGGGAAGTTAGCTCTAGCCTGCCAGTCTAAGTTGCACTTAAGAATATTCTTGAATAATACAAAGGGTAGCAACGCTGCCAAAGACTATTTGTCTAAGATGGAGAAGGAAATTGGAAAGAAG ATAAAATTACGGTCTCCACAGACAAATTCAGCATTCCAAAAACTTTTTCGTCTTCCACCAGAGGAGTTTCTTATCAACGACTTCTCTTGTCAACTGAAGCGCAAAATGCCCCTTcag GGCCGTCTATTTTTATCTGTAAGAATAATGGGATTTCATGCAGATCTGTTTGGACATAGGacaaattttttctttctttgggaAGATATAGAAGACATTAAAGTCATTCCCAAGACTTTGGCATCAATTGGCAGTCCAATTGTCATTGTAACTCTAAAGTCGGGCAAAGGGTTTGATGCAAAACATAGTGCAAAGACTCATGATGAAGAGGGCAGGCTAAAATTCCATTTTCAATCCTTTGTATCTTTCAATGTCGCAATCAG GATGATGATGGCACTATGGAAGGCAAGAGCTTTGAGCCCAGAGCAGAAGGCACGGATAGTTGAAGAAGAATCCAAGGCTAAAAGCCTCCAGATACCTGACGAGGATTCTATAGACAAAAACTTAGTGGTAGATGAAGAAATTGAAGTAAAATACCTCCAAAGTGAAGAGATTGATTTAACCACCGGAGATGACGATCCCAATATGTCTATTGCTTATTCCTCTGTACTTTCTGTTCCT ACAGATTTTTTCATGGAGTTATTTAGCGGGAGTGAACTTGACCGAAGAGTTATGGAGAGGGCTGGCTGTCTTAATTATTCTTGCAGCCCTTGGGAATCCGAGAATCCTGAAGTGTATCAAAGACAGCTTTATTACAAATTTGAGAAATGCATATCACGCTATAGAGCTGAGGTGACTAGCACGCAGCAGAAATCTCTCCTTCCTGATAAAAATGGTTGGCTCATCGAAGAGGTCTTGACACTTCATGGGGTTCCATTTGGTGACTACTTCAAT CTTAATGTGAGGTATCAGGTTGAGGATGTGCCATCAAGAGCCACGGGATGCAATGTTCAGGTATACTCTGGAGTGCAATGGTCAAAATATTCTAAACACCAGAAAAGGATCACCAAGAACATTACTTCCAATCTACGAGAGCGGTTGTTGGTCATGTTTAGTGCACTCGAGAAGGAATATCTCTCGGAACAGCAACTGGATAGAGCAAGCTGCCAGCAGGGTTCCTAA